aacatgaaaatggttgaacctcatctaaacaagtagtgttaccaattctaacctcgtcatcttgattatgtgaataactatcttcattttcaaaggtactattggaaacactatattggaaattaagattatttcgagcagttatgttctggtcttctaacaaaatattttgagtcaactcacatgacttcctgattgaatctaggaaagaaagttcactcgttgtatttttttcgtccataactaagttatttatttcagctaacttacgtgttgactctagtagagaggaattttgctcgtatgaccggttgacgtgtagatagtaattgggctcaccatggtatggactatAATCTTCAAAagattggcgttcccaaccactattcacactatggtcaaagtaatgtccattttaaAAATCAGTcgtatattcgttgtattggctattataataccagttcgacattctcaacacaaaataaacccactgacatgggattcacgggtgttcagaaaaacttacctcccgttccagacgggggatgaaccgttgaagtctactcgggacacgactctgatgtcatgtacgaacccgaggggccgagacagtatcgtaattgtcgtccttccctgcagcagttttatttaaattaacccttccttagggttttaaaaataatgtccaaaagaaagtcctagaaataaagtccaaaaaaaaatgtccaaaaataaaagattacaaaaatataaccctaattacagtttctaaaaaaaatatctaataaaaataaattaactatatacaaatatattcttctttactcctttgtatttctcttttctttccttctttggctttgcctttattttcagcactttctgtttttctttagcttaacTCCGAATCTGAAAGCaaagaaaataccaaaacgcgtaaaaaggaacaaaaaataataaaaataaaaataaaaataaacctaaaacaaatctaaatacaagtccccggcagcggcgccaaaaattgatcgaattttatatagtggtaaaggttgtcgttcactcggactttgttgaaattgattttaggcttaaataatggaaaatactaaaaataagaaaatatatatacaaaagttgacaagatgaagagatgatcgggactcaggattccaccagatTTCAATTTCATGCAATTcaaataccaattctaaacaataatagCTCATAATATAAACTTTCATTGACTCTAGTTCATTGCCTAAAGTAGATTTAGAAAGTAATGGTTGTAAATCTAaagtatgggatatcaaaacaattaagcaagcataacccatcaattgaaatgacaactattcaatgataatcataattcaattaaataactatgcaattagtcataaaaagaattaatataattaccgcATTCGTGAagtttggcttcctccgtcgtcccggtGATAGgatttagctcattaggttggaaacacaaTCAAAAGTTGATTCCATCTCTCAAAAAGGTATTTGGAAGAGGAAAgtgtataaagcagtgtgtttctAACAGATATAACTGTTACAGAAccgactgttacaaagaaacactaacagactgttgcgaacacgaaataattgttacaaagttaTAGGATTTGAATGTATAggcaacggtttctgcgactgtctaaaaatgttgttttgttttcttcctcttctttttcgCCTGAAAGTGCAGAACTCGTCTGCAACTTCTTCTACGAACCACAACTTCTCCCCTAACTTTCCATAACCCCCTCTACAACATCCCAGCAGCCCATATATACTAGACAACATCAAAAATCTTCGATCATTAATCCGAGTAATCCTCATTAACTCTGCCAGCTCCAGATTAtatttttattcctttttcttCAATGCATGCGTATATTGAAAGCTTACACACGCCACTCATTGATCCTCATATCAGTCGGAGCAAAACACTGCCTATCCACATGCCAGCTACCCAAAAATATCACCAAAATCTCGAGAATAAAGCCACCGTGTATGACTGCCCTATTTTACTTGTAACAAATTCTCCAGTCAAATCTAGCTGAACCGAACGACTATACCACGTCTGTTACACTcagaggaacaaacccaatcaacTTCAGCTGTTGAATCTCCTTAAGACTCCTCCAAATCCAAAACAGGTATAATCgggtttttaaaagaaaaataagcaACTCCCTAACTTCTTCAATCTGAATCTCCATCCAATTATAACTCAAAACGTCGATCATACCATGCTTGTTAAGCCTGAACAGGCCTTTCCATGAAAttccagccattgagtctccttcaaTTCTGCCCAAAACGCGAACCCTAAATTCTGCCATTGATGCACATAATTTCCCGCCAAACTGAAAACTCAAATGAAGGGgacgacctccccctaacagagatgggggtTCGAATAGCAGTTGGTGCCCCTGGTGTGTaaatagtaattgaggtgccccttagtcattgaggtgccccttaaccaaagtgagagtccgcatagcaaatgtcctccgggggtgttgtagacaacttttcgagccgatttttccaaaaatgtttatttccaaaaatacctaaaaatacataaaaacacaatattagtacaaaaatcgagttctaacaatacagaaaattgaggacaacttagacacaaaaatgtctaTATCACATATAAATTTCAGTTATCCAATAACCACTTGAGAGGTGTATTTTTGGTTGAGAGTTTCTAAATTCTTACATGACATCAATATCTCTAGAAATCCATACTCCATTGTAGTAAGAGTACATTTTGTATTGGGCATCTTTTATGGTTGCTTGCAGTTATTTTTTGTGTGTAGTTAGATGTAACTGTCGGTAACAACTTTTCTGTTTTCCGTTCTGTTACAGGTCACAGTCGGTTTATGACCTCCTGTAACTTTTGCTTCATATAAGGAATTGTACTCCCCTTATCTGTTCAATGTGAACTTTATTTTTCATTACCGTTTCTCTATGGTATCAGAGCCACTTATTGTCCAGATaacctatatcctttatttcTTTTAGCTTCCGCCATTAAAACTCCGCATATTTTCTTGTATTTGTTCTTTGTTTTTCATCACGGAATCTAGAATCACTAAGGTTCCTCTAAAAACAATCTCTAATATTGTTACTTCAAAGATTCAAGATCACAACTACATCACTTGGAAAGATTTATTACTTCTTCTATTCAAACATTACAACGCTTTAGGTTACATTGATGGTTCAAAACCTTGTTCTATCAATGTTTATGCAACACGAGGTGTTAATGCTGAGGAAACCACTAATCCTGATTATGTTCGCTGGTGTGAAGAAGATCAACGTTAATTCTTTGGATCCAATCTACAATTTCTGAAAGTGTTATCTCATATGTTGTTAGCCAATCTAAACCGCATGAATTGTGGAAATTAATTGAAGAAAGGTTTCCTGCAACCTCATCAACTCATGTGATTCAATTGCGTACTAAGTTGTCAAACACCAAACAAGGTAATTCATCGATTATATTTTTTCTTAATGAGATCAAGAAGATTTCAGATCTACTCTATGTTGTTGGATTCTCTTCCACTTCTCTCGATATAAGCCTCATTATCATCATCTTTATCCTTGATTCTCAGAGAGACcctaaccctaatttactgttctTCAATTAACACAAACTCTGACCAAGAATAACTCTACAATGTCATCAACACTCTCTTGAATTCACTAGATTATAAAGTTCTTGCACAAATTATAGTTCAATTCTATGGATATTTAAATCAGAAAAGAAAGGAAATAAAGAgcatgtgaagaagaagataaaaagagaagaagagagtTGATTTTCTCTTAAATGGGAATTTGATAATAACCAAGTGTATTTTGCTGAGGCACCCATACATTCAAAAATGGACATCCGAAGGAACATAGAAGGATAGTTAAGTAATTGCATCGTGAAAAACTGTCCAGGTCAAACATAAATGACCAATCATGTGGCCCTTGAAGAAACTGATAACGGcagtggcactttattaaaaagaaaaccaaagtgtGGAATTTTGTTAAAATTTCCTATATAGAtgttagagcagttcctatggaatgaacaaatcaaggatttgttcattttgctcccattatggactcaacaaacttgaAAAACGGATGGGCAAACAAATAAATTTGAGGGTTTATTGAGTGTGGTCGTAGATTAGGTGCGCGCTTGATGGACAACCACGCGACGACACCAAAAACGCTGgcgtatgatccaaaacctggcGGTTTTTCCATAAACGTCAGCGGCTCTAGTAAATCCTCCATCATGTGTTGTGACCCAAAACCGCCAAACGAATAAATCTGGACAGTTAGtctcttcactctcaaatcatctacaaagaTGCCTCCTAGAGTTCGTGGTGTTAtattcactcaacaagaggatttatctatttgtagagcctttgtttttcacatACAAGATGCTATCAATGAGAATGTAGCCGAATCGAAGTTGTGTTTTTGGGAGAATGTTCGTCGCTGAAACGAGGAACATTTATGGGCGTGATTCTGGCGGATTGTCGCATCATTTTCGTGTAATTAGTCGTCATGTATCATCATTCGTAGCTCAACTAGTGCACAATCACAAAAATAAACTCGACGGTGAAGCTGAAGATAAAGTGGAACCCAGAACACTAACAATGTGGGCAGTATCTCACGGCAGACCTTTCGACTTccaagcttgtttcaacattcttagggtgctcaacagatTCGATTCCTACATCTCCCTATGAATTCCACCACCCAGCCATTAAATGAGACGAGAGTTGACGCATATGTAGTAGTTGTGTTAATCTAATGTATTTCCTTTATTTTCATGTATGATGTAGTTGTTTAATCCAAttagtatgtttttatttataaaaaagttttaaattagttatgatattgatggtgcaaatgtGAAGATATCCACATATTTGGTTTAGATAAtcataacacaaaataaacaccaaactaaataacataatacTATTGTGAATCGATTTGTCCATGAACTTTAATCAGCCCACTGCTCCAAAAAACACCTAGGACATCGCTAGTGTCCATCAACTTTAGATAAtcgatttctttttctttaaccTTCAtaacatcatctagcatatgtggttcctctgaacagttgggatcttgacactgcaaatacctgagctttatcggttgtgattcaatcaccattctgatgcgtgaacaaccttccccCGAACACTTTGAATACAACCAAGGGGATTttataagactgtggttatccatgaaacataatggacaaaattcttttgcttcgacacataatatttgcttcgctttgcctttagaaaacacGGTGGATGTTGTTAGCTAAGAAAGAAATCTGTTAGTTTGGTTGAGAATCAAACCTAGTGCTatatatttataacaaaaaaaaatagtcgttggtaattcaaacgggtgGTCATGGTAAAGCCGCGTGGTTTTACTTTGACCGCCAACGGTTACATTTCCAACGACTCGATTTTCTTTCTCACCCTATAAATTCAAATTCTTCCGATCTCCGAATTCAcatattcttctttctttctaaaACTTTTAATCTCTCTCACTCTGCAGAAATGTCTGCTAGAATTCGTGGTCCTAAGTTTGCTGAAGAAGAGGATTGAACTttatgcaaagcatatttttttCATCGGGCCAATCGTTGGTATGGGCTATGAAGACAGTTCTTTTTGGGAGAACATTTTTacaatgttcgtctcactgacgggGAACCCGGGAAActgagatgctcgtcgattgtaTGCTCGTTTTCAATTTCTTAGCATTGCAATCAAGCCATTTCTTGCTCTAGTaagggaaattgatcgagaaaagttcattGGTGTAACTGAAgttgaagtgatccaaacagctcttgataattgggaggaagctcacggtaaACCTTTTATTTACGAATATTGTTTCAACATTCCTAAAGATGATCCATCTCAAGCACATATTTACCGCACTCGAATGCCTCTCCCGATCTTTACAATgaaagaagatgttactcttgttcaaagttggttacatcgtatgatgagaccaatgaacattgactatttctgggaaagagtattggacCATTttgtagcgtcgcagaacaaaaCTATAAGAAACAGTAACAGCCTAGAACTAAGATTTTCATTCATCATTAATGAAGTCAAATATTATAcagaagttttgtggatggttcaccgtagcAATTTTGGATTATCTAAtgaagaactggtgagtatcttagTACTTTTGTCCTCACTGATCAACTGCATCATAATATCttaacttgttgtttatctgttttacagaaaaccatcgctcagaccaagtttactgaagaaatcAGAAGAGAGTTTAATTATTTTGAACGCTATGAACTCTATAGAGATAATGTCGTTGGATTTGATGtactttgatgttgttgttgtcgttTATTAAAATGTAGGTTGATGTTATATGCAAGTTTAAAATGTAATAAATATCGCTTAATCTGAAGTGaaaatctattttaaaatctaaatattttcattcattgatattactgccaattcttttacaagatataaacttagataataataaaaagtactaaacaacttcaataaaaatcaagtacaagcttTGGCcttctgtttatcttcatttgacgtatcttccattcaacgcgctctttaaCAGTTTCacctttattttttaattttctgtTGTTAACTTTCATAATTGGAGcccttctttgccttttagcggaacattttcttggagctaCTTCAAAAACTGGCACTTCCCTCTTACaagtttcaatctttttaaaacttccacatatcttagaaacaacagaTTCAAGTTTTGCATCTTAAAAAGTGTGACCGCCTTTTTAGCCATTTCACaaacaataaaactaaaaaaattgaaatagatttataagaaaaaattcaagagaagtgaattttggtgcgagtgaattgtttgaaaatGGTGGTAATTTATAGTGGGGAAAAAAAAGATCGTTTTTACATTTGAAAAACTAGTCATTGGCGGTTATACATCACACGCCAGCGTGTTTAGATCGTCCGCCAGTTTTTACTTCAGCCGCCAGCGTTTTATGTTGACACGTGCTTGATGATTAGCCGCCAGCTACTTTTATCATAGTGCAAAATGCAGTTTGACCATCCACCTCAACAGATTTGTGATATGTCAAgtaccataggaattgcccttactTCGTGTAGCGTTTGTTGGTTACCGATGTGTTGATGTGGTCTGAGTCCGACAGACCAACCTCACGCGCGCTCTCActctttccttttgaaatcagTGGCGTATTAATTATTCCTCCTTGGTGAGTTGAGTCCCATACAACGAGAGTATCGAGGTTTGACAAAACCCAGAGATGAGAGGAAGCGTTGATGGGATCTTAGGAACTAAAGAAGAAATCTCCAGAGAAAGAAAACCAaattcatcatcaacaagaaCAAAAAAATGGGTGAAAAGAAGAGAAATGTGGCTTGTCATACTTGGTGTTTTACTTCATGCTGTTTATATGTTAAGTATTTTCGACATTTATTTCAAATCACCAATTGTTCATGGTATGGATCTTGTTTCTCCTCGATTCAAATCACCTCCTGCTAAACGTCTCGTTCTCCTCATAGGTAAAGTTGTGAAAATTAGGTCTAACAATTCTctttaaaatttattttgattttgttattcaaaatttgattaaacatGTCCAAATTTGTATAAGTGCAGCTGATGGATTGAGAGCGGATAAATTCTTTGAACCGGATTTAGAGACAGGTCAATACAGAGCATCATTTTTAAGAAGTGTAATTAAAGAAAAAGGTCGCTGGGGTGTTTCACATGCTCGTCCTCCTACTGAATCTAGACCTGGCCATGTTGCTATTATTGCTGGTTTCTATGAAGATCCTAGCGCCGTTACTAAAGGTATGAATTCTTTTTCGATTTTTTCTTTCTTGATTGATTGAGTTTTGGTTGTTTATGTAAGTTGTCTATTCAGAAtgagtgaatttggttgtgcaatTTTACAGGATGGAAAGCGAATCCAGTTGAGTTTGATTCAGTATTTAATCGAAGTCGGCACACATTTGCTTATGGTAGTCCAGATATTATACCTATATTTTGTAGTGATATACCACATACTACTTGGAATTCATATCCTCACGAGTTTGAGGATTTTGCTACCGGTTAGTCACACTACTCAATATTATGCTGCTTTAATGTTTCATAAAATGATCTTTTTTGTTACTATTTTATTAAATTGTTAGTTTTAATGCAGATGCGTCGTTTCTGGATGAATGGTCGTTTGATGAGTTCAAGAGTCTATTGAATAGGTCTAACCATGATCCTGAATTGAAGAAGTTGCTTCAACAGGATAATTTGGTTGTCTTTCTGCATTTACTTGGTTGTGATTCAAATGGTCATGCTCATCGACCATATTCAAATATCTATCTTAACAATGTTAAAGTTGTTGATAGTATAGCAAAACGGATGTATGATCttgttgaagattatttcaaagacaatcAAACAGCTTATATTTTTACCGCTGATCATGGAATGAGCGACAAAGGTAAGAAACTTGTCTCACTTTCTTTTTCGTCTTGGTATACATTGGGTATTGAATGTTTTACTAATCTAATGCTGGGAATGCATGACATAACTGTCATAAATGAACTATTATACTACTTCAACCATTCATTTGTAACGATCTCTATGTTGCGTATTTGAGATTGGAAATGACCATGTTCTTACTGGTAGGTAGTCATGGAGATGGGCATCCTGCAAATACTGATACTCCTCTGGTAGCTTGGGGAGCAGGAGTCCAGCAACCTAAACGATCGTCTCGTGGTCGCTATTCCGACGATGGTTTTCGATTTGTTGATGAGCATGTGCATCATATGCCTACGCCTCTTGATTGGGGTATCAGTGGCATAGATAGAGTGGATGTTAATCAAGCAGACATAGCGCCTCTAATGGTTGTACCATGGGCTTGTCTTTCtcgttattttctttttcttgattctTCCATGCGAATCATTTTAAGTCGTGCAATTGGATAATATTGTGCTGATAAGCTCCATAACTTTTTTCGCAGTCTACTCTTCTTGGATTACCATGCCCTGCTAACTCAGTTGGAAATTTGCCTTTGGGTTACATAAACCTAGATGAGGTTAGTTTATAACCATGAGTTTGCAAATCATTCTGTTATTTTAGGAGTTAGTTCTTTGTCATTCTTAAGAGTGAGGTTTATGCATCAAATTAAACGATTAAGTtggaaaaaggaaaacaaaaggtTAGGATACTGatatagcttttatttttatattcttcAGCGTGAAGAAGTTGAAGCTGCTCTGGCTAATACAAAGCAAGTCCTTAATCAGTTTCTCCGCAAATCACGTATCCTTTAGTTCAAGTGGAAGACCACATAGTCAAGCTTTATCTTTAATTATTGAAAATGGATTTGtgttaatgttttaagaaaattCTATTTAGGTTATTTTAAAGTGCAAGCCGTTTTCATTACATTTTCAAACTGAAAGTTAGTTTCATCAGTTCATCTGTTACAAAATTAGGCGCGATCAACAATCTATACATAAATCTTTTATTCCCATGTTAAACTCTGATCTAACACTTCTCGAGTCTCTTGACTACTTAATAAATGCTTCTCTGATTCATCTAGTGGGAGGGGAGTGAAAAGCTGTCTATTTGTTGATTTGTTTTCTTGACAAGCTTAGAATTGAAGCAGTCAACCTCGTTAAGATTCAAGCCTTTTAAGGCATTGGAAAATCATTCATCTGTGTTGGAACAAATTGAAGCTCTGATATCTGTTGGAAACTACGAGGAAGCTATGAAGTTATCCCAAAATCTCAGAACATTGTCTCTTGAAGGACTTCATTATTTTCAGACTTATGATTGGTTGATGCTGATGAGTGTAATTACTCTTGGATACGTTGGTTGGATGATCTGTCTTGTTCTCCATGTACTGCAGTCTTATACTTCTTTCTCCGGGAGTATAAATCAAATGCTTCAGTTGAGAAATAATAGAAGCCAGGTAAGAATTATTAGCTTAACTTTTTCCAGCAACATAGTTGTGTTAGCTCAATTAAAATCCTCCAATGCTGTATCTCAGTTAGCTTAGTGTCTTGATGTTCTTACCAGTTATATCTTACTGTCAGTGTATATATTTGTTTTAAGTGTACCATCTATGTGGCAGGTGTATATCTGTGGATTCTTGGTGATGGCAGTGATTTTTGTTCTACTTTTTGTGGAGTGCTCACCTCCTCTTTACCATGTGTACACTGCGATGACTATATTTCTGTGGACACAAATATTCAGTGAATATCGGTTCCTAAAATTGCTCTGGAAAGATTTATCTTCGAGCAACTTTGTTTTCAGTATGAAGCTTTTAGCCACTAGTGCAGTGTCAGTAGTCATTCTTGAATTCCTGGTACTGACTTCTAACTTGATTTTGAGCCTTCTTCAActtttccaaaataaaataaattgactATAACTAGCCTGTAATGGAACACTGAACGTTATCTACATTTTTCATGTTATATTCTTCAGGTGAATAGTTTCACTGATAGGAAGCTTTATACATATTGTTTCCTGATTGTGGGGGTACTTGCTGCAATTTATCTCTTTTACGCTATTCCTGGAAGATCCGCAGTACCAGTTTTTATATTGGTTTCCTGTTGGTTCTTGTCCACTTTTACTCTGATGCCAGCGGAAATTCCTGATAACACCCCTTTGGTGTAAGTCTCATGCTAAATTTCGTAGTAATTGTTCTTTGTTAGATAGTTCATAGCTTGTCAAATATCTTTTCAAAGATTTGATTCAGACATTCTTTGTTTAAGCATGCTTAAGTATCTAGTTGCTTTAATATTCGTAACTCAGGTTTGTACGCGATGTTTCGTTTCTCAGTTCTCTCTGTTTGGTCCAATTATGTGTTTATGAAGGGGTTTCGTTCTCTCTGTAGAATTGCAAGTGGATTAATAATCAGCGGGGTAGCTTTGGCTGTGAGGTGCTTTGATTTGACTACTGGAGGCAGCAAATATTGGCAGTGCATCTTGAATTGTGAAGATCAGAAGCCCATGTCTACACTGCTCTTCTACTTGCAGGTTGTGAACACATGCATTGTCAGAGTCAGAAGTTTTTCGCTCTTTATTTGTCACGATATGAACATAATAGCTTTCTGTTCTTAAAATCAGGTTTTCTTGGTTGGACTTTCGTCAGTGATGGTGTTAGTAACTACTACTCACAGAACTGAGAAAAAGGAACTTCTCATGCTGCATCAGTTAATAAACTGGTCTGTAGCTGGTGAGTTGCTAACTAACACTTCTCTATACTTAGTTCTTTGCTGGAAGTGGCGTTTTGTATGCTATGTCTGACATAGTTTGAActcctttctcttttttcttgctCGAATAAGTTTCAATTCTTGACTTTGTTCTATTTGAATAAATTAGATGTATCAGTAGATAATGTTACAGATAATCATGATTCATGGCTATTGTAGGAAAACTAATTTGTATGTACTGTACGTCTATGTGCTTGTTGTAATCGTAAACTTGCTTTTTGGCTAAAACGAAGACACGATTGTTTATACAAATCAGAGATTCAGAAGAGAATTTAAGTACAGAAGTAGGAAACTAGTCTTAAGaggaaaaacacaaaataaagaaaacagaTAAGTTGAATTATAAATTTTCTCTCGTCTCATTAAAgtccaaatacctatacacatTTTCACAGTTCGGGGTCTTATTACTCACTTGTCTTTGTTTTCTGCAGGTGTCTCAATGGTCCTCCCATTGTTTTCGCCTACTAGTCTCTTGTCAAGACTGACATCTATCTTTCTTGGTTTTGCACCTCCTTTTTTACTGCTATCGATTGGGTACTTTTCTTCTACTCCAACGTTCATCTGAGTTGCTTATGACAAACGTGAGA
This window of the Papaver somniferum cultivar HN1 unplaced genomic scaffold, ASM357369v1 unplaced-scaffold_65, whole genome shotgun sequence genome carries:
- the LOC113343704 gene encoding GPI ethanolamine phosphate transferase 1-like isoform X2, whose protein sequence is MLVLLLNLDLAMLLLLLVSMKILAPLLKFDSVFNRSRHTFAYGSPDIIPIFCSDIPHTTWNSYPHEFEDFATDASFLDEWSFDEFKSLLNRSNHDPELKKLLQQDNLVVFLHLLGCDSNGHAHRPYSNIYLNNVKVVDSIAKRMYDLVEDYFKDNQTAYIFTADHGMSDKGSHGDGHPANTDTPLVAWGAGVQQPKRSSRGRYSDDGFRFVDEHVHHMPTPLDWGISGIDRVDVNQADIAPLMSTLLGLPCPANSVGNLPLGYINLDEREEVEAALANTKQVLNQFLRKSQLKQSTSLRFKPFKALENHSSVLEQIEALISVGNYEEAMKLSQNLRTLSLEGLHYFQTYDWLMLMSVITLGYVGWMICLVLHVLQSYTSFSGSINQMLQLRNNRSQVYICGFLVMAVIFVLLFVECSPPLYHVYTAMTIFLWTQIFSEYRFLKLLWKDLSSSNFVFSMKLLATSAVSVVILEFLVNSFTDRKLYTYCFLIVGVLAAIYLFYAIPGRSAVPVFILVSCWFLSTFTLMPAEIPDNTPLVIASGLIISGVALAVRCFDLTTGGSKYWQCILNCEDQKPMSTLLFYLQVFLVGLSSVMVLVTTTHRTEKKELLMLHQLINWSVAGVSMVLPLFSPTSLLSRLTSIFLGFAPPFLLLSIGYEAVFYGALALVLMAWILFECAILYLTKARTSSYIKDARHEQEERWLQLSDLRVPIIFMVLFNVAFFGTGNFASIASFEISSVYRFITIFSPFLMSGLLIFKLFIPFMLVICVFSAITKLIGVSRLGCYFLVILSSDVMTIHFFFLVRNTGSWMEIGNTISHFGIMSAQVVFVLMLFALTNIYTKDIHIGSRRSSSQKAL
- the LOC113343704 gene encoding GPI ethanolamine phosphate transferase 1-like isoform X1, coding for MRGSVDGILGTKEEISRERKPNSSSTRTKKWVKRREMWLVILGVLLHAVYMLSIFDIYFKSPIVHGMDLVSPRFKSPPAKRLVLLIADGLRADKFFEPDLETGQYRASFLRSVIKEKGRWGVSHARPPTESRPGHVAIIAGFYEDPSAVTKGWKANPVEFDSVFNRSRHTFAYGSPDIIPIFCSDIPHTTWNSYPHEFEDFATDASFLDEWSFDEFKSLLNRSNHDPELKKLLQQDNLVVFLHLLGCDSNGHAHRPYSNIYLNNVKVVDSIAKRMYDLVEDYFKDNQTAYIFTADHGMSDKGSHGDGHPANTDTPLVAWGAGVQQPKRSSRGRYSDDGFRFVDEHVHHMPTPLDWGISGIDRVDVNQADIAPLMSTLLGLPCPANSVGNLPLGYINLDEREEVEAALANTKQVLNQFLRKSQLKQSTSLRFKPFKALENHSSVLEQIEALISVGNYEEAMKLSQNLRTLSLEGLHYFQTYDWLMLMSVITLGYVGWMICLVLHVLQSYTSFSGSINQMLQLRNNRSQVYICGFLVMAVIFVLLFVECSPPLYHVYTAMTIFLWTQIFSEYRFLKLLWKDLSSSNFVFSMKLLATSAVSVVILEFLVNSFTDRKLYTYCFLIVGVLAAIYLFYAIPGRSAVPVFILVSCWFLSTFTLMPAEIPDNTPLVIASGLIISGVALAVRCFDLTTGGSKYWQCILNCEDQKPMSTLLFYLQVFLVGLSSVMVLVTTTHRTEKKELLMLHQLINWSVAGVSMVLPLFSPTSLLSRLTSIFLGFAPPFLLLSIGYEAVFYGALALVLMAWILFECAILYLTKARTSSYIKDARHEQEERWLQLSDLRVPIIFMVLFNVAFFGTGNFASIASFEISSVYRFITIFSPFLMSGLLIFKLFIPFMLVICVFSAITKLIGVSRLGCYFLVILSSDVMTIHFFFLVRNTGSWMEIGNTISHFGIMSAQVVFVLMLFALTNIYTKDIHIGSRRSSSQKAL